One window of Triticum dicoccoides isolate Atlit2015 ecotype Zavitan chromosome 5A, WEW_v2.0, whole genome shotgun sequence genomic DNA carries:
- the LOC119299257 gene encoding probable LRR receptor-like serine/threonine-protein kinase At2g28960 encodes MANSARLNSPRDRERSNLFENRQFSYKELKLITANFKEEVGRGGFGAVFLGYLENGSPVAVKIRSKTSSQGDREFLSEAQHLSRVHHRNLVSLIGYCKDKKQLALVYEYMHGGDLEDRLRGEVSIATPLSWHRRLKIALDSAHGLEYLHKSCQPPLIHRDVKTKNILLSADLDAKISDFGLTKVFADEFMTHITTQPAGTLGYLDPEYYNTSRLSEKSDVYSFGVVLLELITGQSPAVAITDTESIHIAQWVRQKLSEGNIESIADSKMGREYDVNSVWKVTELALHCKEQPSRERPTMTDVVAELKECLELEVSRRMGNYNSVTSGTSNLSATRADSHNDAQANDLKQQSVLELGQVGDTSSTHIGPAPR; translated from the exons ATGGCAAATAGCGCAAGGCTTAATAGCCCCAGGGACAGGGAAAGGTCGAACCTGTTTGAGAATAGACAGTTCAGCTACAAAGAGCTGAAGCTCATCACAGCTAACTTCAAGGAAGAAGTAGGGCGAGGAGGATTTGGTGCTGTGTTTCTAGGCTATTTGGAGAATGGAAGCCCAGTTGCTGTGAAGATCCGTTCAAAAACATCATCTCAAGGGGACAGGGAGTTTCTATCTGAG GCCCAACACTTAAGTCGAGTTCACCACAGGAACCTGGTTTCCTTGATTGGTTATTGCAAGGACAAGAAACAACTGGCCCTTGTCTATGAATATATGCATGGTGGAGACCTAGAGGATCGTCTAAGAG GAGAGGTCTCTATTGCTACGCCCCTCAGTTGGCACCGGCGTCTCAAGATTGCTCTCGACTCTGCCCATG GATTGGAGTATCTACATAAGTCCTGCCAACCGCCACTGATCCATAGGGATGTGAAAACAAAGAACATCCTGCTATCTGCTGACCTAGATGCAAAGATATCTGACTTTGGCCTGACCAAGGTGTTCGCAGATGAGTTCATGACCCATATTACTACCCAACCAGCAGGCACCCTGGGGTATCTTGACCCTGAATACTATAATACATCCCGGCTCAGTGAGAAGAGTGACGTGTATAGTTTTGGAGTTGTACTACTGGAGCTTATAACCGGTCAGTCGCCGGCGGTCGCCATTACTGACACTGAGAGTATCCATATAGCACAGTGGGTGCGCCAAAAGCTCTCCGAGGGTAACATCGAGAGCATTGCAGACTCAAAGATGGGGAGGGAGTATGATGTCAACTCAGTCTGGAAGGTTACAGAGCTGGCACTGCACTGCAAAGAACAACCATCACGGGAACGACCAACGATGACAGATGTTGTGGCTGAGCTCAAGGAATGCTTGGAGCTGGAGGTGTCTCGTCGAATGGGCAATTACAACTCAGTCACTAGCGGCACAAGTAATCTCAGTGCAACAAGAGCTGACTCGCACAACGATGCTCAAGCAAATGATCTGAAACAGCAAAGTGTGCTTGAGTTGGGGCAGGTTGGCGATACATCGTCGACTCACATAGGTCCGGCACCAAGATGA